Within Sorangiineae bacterium MSr11367, the genomic segment GAAGGCTGCGCCTGCACAGAAGGACGCGGGCGCGCGCTGACAAGGTGGCCTTCGCGCGGTAGATTGAAGCTCGCCATGGCCGGGGAGAACGTGATCGAACTGACGGACGCGACCTTCGATCGCGAAGTGCTCGAGGCCGAGCTTCCCGTGTTGGTCGACTTCACCGCGACGTGGTGCCAGCCGTGCATCACCATCGGGGCGATGGTGGCCGAGATCGCAGATGAGAACGTCGGACGGTACAAAGTGGCGAAGGTCGACATCGACGATTGCCCCGAAATCGCCAAGCGCTACGGCATCCGCGGAGTTCCCACGGTGATCGTGTTCGAGAGCGGGGCGAAAAAGCGACAGTACGTCGGGATGACGAATCGAGAGACGCTCCTCAAGCTTCTCGAGGCCTGATCCGACAACCGCTCAAACTACATGCAAACGACCGATACGACCCAGGTGCCGCATGCACCCGAAGCAAGCCGGCCTTCCCTTCCCCCCACCTCCGGCCGCCCCTCGGCCCCGTCGCTTCCGCCCGCAAAGCGCGCTCAACGCGCGATAGGAAAACGGCCACGCATGGGGACCTTTTTGCGCGTGCTCATCACGGTCACGGCGGTTGCGCACGTGCCGGTGGCCGCCGCGTTCGCCGAGATGTTTCGGCGCCTCGGCGCGCCCGCCCCGTGGGTGCTCGGCGTACTGCTCGCGGCGGGCGGCGTCGCCCTGTTCGTCGGGCGCTCGGGCGCGGGGCTGACGGATCGGCGCCGCTCGACGACGTTCTTGCGCCTGGTGGACATTCCGTTCTTCGTCCATTGGTGCGCGGCGATTTTCGCGATCATCCCGTCGATCGTGGCCACGCTCACCATTCCGTGGCTCGGCGTGCCGAGGACGTTTTACATGGCCGTGTACCTGACGGGGCTGGTCGTGGCGGGGTATGGCATCCTCGTTCGGCGCCGTTGGTTCGTGGTGAAGCACGTGACCATCCCGATCGAGGGACTCGATCCGGCGCTGGACGGGCTGCGCATTGCGCACCTGTCGGACCTGCACATCGGGGCCATCACGCCGAAGTCGTGGGGCGATCGCTGGGTGCGGGCGGCCAACGAGCAAGGTGCCGACGTGGCGGTCATCACGGGCGACATGGTCACCAGCGGCGTGGACTTCCACGAGGACATCGCCGCCGTGGTGAGCGGACTGCGTGCGCCGCTCGGTGTGTACGTGTCGATGGGCAACCACGATTACTTCGGCGAGGGCGAGCCGCTCATCTCGATGCTGAACGCGGGGGGTGCCCAGGTACTGCGCAACGAAGGGCGCGTGCTGTCACGCAATGGGAAGAGCATTTACCTCGCGGCCATCGATGACACGTGGACACGGCGCGATGACATGTTCAAAGCGCTGCAGGGGCGACCCGCCGGTGTGCCGAGCATTCTGCTGGCGCACGATCCGGAGAAGTTTCTGCACGCCGCCAAGGCCAATGTGGATTTGACCTTGAGCGGGCACACGCACGGCGGGCAGATCGCGGTGCCGTTTCTCGCGCGCGTGCTTTCGCTGTCGCACCTGACACACCACTTTCACCTGGGCATTTACCGCAAGGGTCGGGCGACCCTTTACGTGCACCCGGGGTTGGGGACGACGGGCCCGCCGATCCGCATCGGTGTGGCCCCGGCCGTGGTGATTCACACGCTGCGCGCGGCCTGATGGATGGGCCCCCCCTCCCCGGCCCTCCCCCTGCGGGGGAGGGTGCCGAAAAGCACACCGAATAGAACCGTGGCGCCACCAAGGATGTCCGTGGCATGGAGCGACTCGCCCAGAACGAGGGCGCCCGAGCCCATGGCGAAGAAGGGCACGAGCATCGAGAACGGGGCCACGGTGGAGGCGCCGTATTGGCGGATGAGCGAGCCCCAAACGCCGAACCCGAACAACGTCGACACGAAGGCGATGTAGACGAGCGCGCCGACACCGGCGACGTCGATCGACTGGAGCGCGGCGAGATCGGCGGCGGGGCCTTCGACGAGAAGCGAGAGGACCACGAGCACGGGCGCCGCAGCCGCGCTCACCCAGACCATGAAGCGCAGCATGTCCGGGGCCGCAGCTTTGCGCAGGGCGATGTTGGCCACGCCCCACGCCGCGGCGGCCGCGATGCAGAGCACGAAGGCATGGGCAGGGCGATCCGGACCGAGGCGCACGGCCACCAGGGCGATGCCCAGGGCCGCGATGACCATGCCCGCGACCTGACGCGTGGAGAGCCGCTCGCGCAGGAGCAAGACGGCGAAGATCATCGTGAAGAACGCTTGGCTCTGCAGCACCAGCGCCGAGAGACCGGCAGGCATGCCCGCCGCCATTCCGGCGAAGAGCAGCGAGAACTTCACCACGCCGAGGGCGAGCGCGACGGCAAAGACCCAGCGCCACGCAACCTGCGGGCGGCCGACGAAAAAGAGGGCCGGAATGGCCGAGAGCCCGAACCGAAGGGCGCAGAAAAGCAGCGGCGGAAAATGGCCGAGTCCGACGTGGATGGCGATGAAGTTGAAGCCCCACACCGCCATCACCAGAACGGCGAGTGCAATGTCCCGAGAACGCATCATGCGCTTCACATTGGGGTTGGGCACTGTAAAGAACCATCGAATCTTTCTACGCAATTAATTTAGCAATGCTAAATGATTGGCATGATCGAACTGGGACGCCTTCGGGCCCTGTCCGCGGTCGCGACGTACGGAACCGTGTTTGCCGCGGCGGACGTGCTGCACTGCACACCGTCGGCGGTGTCGCAGCACATCACCAAGTTGGAGCAGGAAACGGGGACGAACCTGTTCGAGAAGGACGGCCGCAAGCTTCGCCTCACCGATGCGGGCCGCCTCCTCGCCGAGCACGCGGGGCTGGTGCTCGCCGCGGTGGAGCGCGCGGAGGCCGCGCTGGCCGCGCACCACACGACGGTTTCGGGGCGGGTGACCATTGCATCGTTTGCCACGGGGTGCCGCGCCCTGCTTCCCCAGGCCTTGAAGCGGCTGGCCAAAGAGCATCCGCAACTCGAGACGGAGCTGCTCGAGTCCAATCCGCACGAGAGTCTCGACTTGCTCGCGCGCGGCGAGGTCGATCTCGCATTGGTCGACGAATGGCCCGAGGTACCGTTTCCGTTCCCGCCCGGCGTGGAGCACACCGAGTTGGGGCTCGATCATGCGGACTTGGTGGTACCGGCGAGTCACCCACTCGCGCAACGGAAACGGCCGGTCAAGCTCGCGCAGGTAACCGAAGAGCGATGGGTGGCATCGACGGCGAGCACGAATTGCTACGAATGGCTCATGCGCGTCATGCCGGGCCTGCGTCCCTCGTTCCTGGTGGAGGAGTTCGAAACGCAATTGACCTTGGTGGCCACGGGGCTCTGCATCGCGGCCATCCCGCGACTCGCGCGCATCTCCGTCCCCTCGGGCGTCATCATCTTGCCCATCGATCCCATGCCCGCCCGCCACGTGATCGTCGCCTGGCGCGCGGCCTCCCAGGAACGCCCCGCCGTCCTGGCAACCGTGGCCGCGTTGCGAAAGGCTTGGGAAAAGCGCGTCACCGCCGCATGATCCGTACCGAGACTGTACCGAATGTACCGGCCCGCGCGCGGTACACCGGCGCGGGATTTCGCGTAGTTAGGACATCGCCGGGCTGGCACGCAGGTTGATTGCATCACCGGCCGATACATGGATCTGAGGTATTTCAAATCGCGAATGGGCATCAGCGTGGTGGTCGCAATGGCGGCCGTGGTCACACTGATGATGTTCACCCGCTAGTCTTCGTCGTGGCCCTCGCCCTCGACGGGGACCCACTCCATGCGCGCCATGGGGATGTCGCCCTTGAAGACGACCATGGGGGCGAGCGCGCGGGCCACGTCGCGCACTTGGACGGGGAGTCCCTCGAGGGTCATCAACTGGGCTCGCCCGAAGCCGGCCAACTTGAGCGCGCGCTCGAAGAGCGACGGGTCGGGGGCCGGCAGCGCGCGGATGGGGGCATCGTAGGGTAGGCCGCCGAGGGCGCGGGCCTCGGCGAGGGCTTCGCGCAGGCCGCCCATCTTGTCGACGAGCTTGCGCGCAATGGCTTGCTGGCCGGTCCACACGCGGCCTTGTCCGACGGCGTCGACTTCGGCCTTGGTCATGTGGCGGCCTTCGGCCACGCGCTCGAGGAACTTGTCGTAGAACTGGTGCACCTTCACCTCGAGCGCCCGGCGCTCGTCGTCGGTGAAGGGGCGATAGAACGATTCGGCGTCTGCGCGCGGAGCGGACTTGTACGTCTCGACGTTCACGCCGATCTTCTTGAGCAATTCGCTCACGTCGGCCTTGCCATAGAAGATGCCGATGGAACCCGTGACGGTGAGCGGCAGGGCGTAAATCGTTTTGCCCGCGGTGGCGATGTAATAGCCGCCGCTCGCGGCCGAGGAGCCCATGGAGACGATGAGCGGCTTCTTCTTGGCCAGCTGCGCGAGCTCGCGCCACATCACATCGGCCGACATCGACGAGCCGCCGCCGGTCTCGATGCGCAACACCACGGCCCTCACCGTGGGGTCGTTCTTCAAGCTTTGGATGTTCTCCGCAATCGTGTACGAGCCCACCAACTTCGTATCGAGCAGTGGAATCGTCTCGGAGCGGCCGTCGACCATGTCGCCATCGACGAGCAAGAGGCCGATTTTGCCGCGCGGGCCGAAGGACTCGGCGGCCTTGGGCCCCTCTTCCCATTCCTTGAGGCTCGTCGCGTGGCCGACCATCTCGCTCATCACCCGATCGAGCTCGTCGTCGAAGGCAAAGCCGTCGGCGAAGTGGACGTCCCGCGCCTCGGTGGCGACGAACGGGCCCTTGGCGATGGCATCGCGCACGGCAGGCACGCTCATCTTGCGACCGAGGGCGACGTCCTTCTCGAAGACCGCGGCGTACTGGTTCAGCAGATCGGCGTGATCGTGCGCGGCCGTTTCGCTCGGATGCTCGTTGGTGAACATCTCGGGCGCCGTCTTGTGGTCGCTCACGCGAAGCATGTCCGCGCGGATGCCCAGCTTGTCGAGCATGCCCTTGATGTAGAGGTACTGCGTGCGCAATCCGGCAAA encodes:
- a CDS encoding thioredoxin family protein, with translation MAGENVIELTDATFDREVLEAELPVLVDFTATWCQPCITIGAMVAEIADENVGRYKVAKVDIDDCPEIAKRYGIRGVPTVIVFESGAKKRQYVGMTNRETLLKLLEA
- a CDS encoding metallophosphoesterase; translated protein: MGTFLRVLITVTAVAHVPVAAAFAEMFRRLGAPAPWVLGVLLAAGGVALFVGRSGAGLTDRRRSTTFLRLVDIPFFVHWCAAIFAIIPSIVATLTIPWLGVPRTFYMAVYLTGLVVAGYGILVRRRWFVVKHVTIPIEGLDPALDGLRIAHLSDLHIGAITPKSWGDRWVRAANEQGADVAVITGDMVTSGVDFHEDIAAVVSGLRAPLGVYVSMGNHDYFGEGEPLISMLNAGGAQVLRNEGRVLSRNGKSIYLAAIDDTWTRRDDMFKALQGRPAGVPSILLAHDPEKFLHAAKANVDLTLSGHTHGGQIAVPFLARVLSLSHLTHHFHLGIYRKGRATLYVHPGLGTTGPPIRIGVAPAVVIHTLRAA
- a CDS encoding EamA family transporter, producing MMRSRDIALAVLVMAVWGFNFIAIHVGLGHFPPLLFCALRFGLSAIPALFFVGRPQVAWRWVFAVALALGVVKFSLLFAGMAAGMPAGLSALVLQSQAFFTMIFAVLLLRERLSTRQVAGMVIAALGIALVAVRLGPDRPAHAFVLCIAAAAAWGVANIALRKAAAPDMLRFMVWVSAAAAPVLVVLSLLVEGPAADLAALQSIDVAGVGALVYIAFVSTLFGFGVWGSLIRQYGASTVAPFSMLVPFFAMGSGALVLGESLHATDILGGATVLFGVLFGTLPRRGRAGEGGPIHQAARSV
- a CDS encoding LysR family transcriptional regulator produces the protein MIELGRLRALSAVATYGTVFAAADVLHCTPSAVSQHITKLEQETGTNLFEKDGRKLRLTDAGRLLAEHAGLVLAAVERAEAALAAHHTTVSGRVTIASFATGCRALLPQALKRLAKEHPQLETELLESNPHESLDLLARGEVDLALVDEWPEVPFPFPPGVEHTELGLDHADLVVPASHPLAQRKRPVKLAQVTEERWVASTASTNCYEWLMRVMPGLRPSFLVEEFETQLTLVATGLCIAAIPRLARISVPSGVIILPIDPMPARHVIVAWRAASQERPAVLATVAALRKAWEKRVTAA
- the sppA gene encoding signal peptide peptidase SppA, which gives rise to MHYRLTALAVLVSALGLSTTSNAGEPMPTRADRLASPGRNAVSEDTAEAIARNPANLAYLPSWELRWTGIGCFDAPQRVGCGHAVGAATPLLLGLSTGLRVDHLQTPWQLGFPYNGEDMTWVTWALGYKLSDSLAFGLSIQHSYSGNAFLNDLTGLSAGVTYRPLRQLGIAIVANNFNGPATAPLGPNQQPILDANYVFGAALRPTGRREFELGFEMRYLAGSQQSDSSQWIPRATLGLDIPYIGRLRGDVEAAHLPYDARRGFVASAGLELAYGRLTAGGGVLLGNGLGNSDSVTGYGTFAISGYGTPGIPRLGSRSVSIRLESTPGPRTHIALLRKLWKIADDPTVDGVALVLRAEPATSYAHAEELADAVRVLRARKKKVLCSWEDNGAKALYVCANADRTVVNPAGGLRFAGLRTQYLYIKGMLDKLGIRADMLRVSDHKTAPEMFTNEHPSETAAHDHADLLNQYAAVFEKDVALGRKMSVPAVRDAIAKGPFVATEARDVHFADGFAFDDELDRVMSEMVGHATSLKEWEEGPKAAESFGPRGKIGLLLVDGDMVDGRSETIPLLDTKLVGSYTIAENIQSLKNDPTVRAVVLRIETGGGSSMSADVMWRELAQLAKKKPLIVSMGSSAASGGYYIATAGKTIYALPLTVTGSIGIFYGKADVSELLKKIGVNVETYKSAPRADAESFYRPFTDDERRALEVKVHQFYDKFLERVAEGRHMTKAEVDAVGQGRVWTGQQAIARKLVDKMGGLREALAEARALGGLPYDAPIRALPAPDPSLFERALKLAGFGRAQLMTLEGLPVQVRDVARALAPMVVFKGDIPMARMEWVPVEGEGHDED